The Pogoniulus pusillus isolate bPogPus1 chromosome 3, bPogPus1.pri, whole genome shotgun sequence nucleotide sequence GGACTTCAACATTTCCTACCAATTGCTGTTTTTTCACCTCCTGGCTCCTGGTCCACATTTGATTTGATTTCATGCTCTGAATGACagcctgccttcagttttggtttCAGTGAAGGAAAGAGTTTTGTCATCAAGTTTGATACAGGAGGTCCATTCAAATCACTGTCCACTGCAGAGTCTTTGGATGCTTCATCTCCCCTCTTTGAGGCAACTTTTCTCTTTATTGCTCTATCTGGGACAGCTGTATCATTCTTAGTGGAAAAGTCCATCTGTAAAGGCATTTTATTACATTTTTCAGGTAAATCACTGTTAACATAATTTTCATCGAGATCACTCCATGTTCTTTCATCATCAAACTCAAACTTACTCCTACTCATACAAGGCATGCTACTCTGGTGGTCTGAAGATTTTCTAAGTGTGTTCTTTGACAGTGCACTGTGATCTTTGTCTGGCAAGCCGAGGTCAGCATCTCCATTTTCACTTTCTTTGCTGATGTCTGTAACAGGACCTTCACAATCAAGAGATTCTGGATCATTTTCTCTATGGCTCATAAAAGATGCCTTAGTATCTTCATTTTCATGCTTTAATGTGCTGTCAAGTTCACTCTCAGAATCTGTAGTAGAATCACTATTACCCTCACCCTTATCTTCATTTATAGTCCATTGATTACTTTTTAAAGCAGGAGCCGCTGTCACACAAGGAGCTGACAATATTCTACTGTCCATTTTATTCAGTGGATCCTTCATTCTTACAGCTGTTCCTGAATTTGAGACTGCATGCATAACTGTTCTGTCCTTTGTATTTCCCTGTGTCACACAGTCTGCCTTTTTATTACTCTTATTTCCAAGTTCAACAGCCAGTGCCTttacttgctgctgctttgccttgATAGGGGTAGAAGACATTCTACGGCCCGTTAAAATTTGTTGATCTTGATCTAAGAGCCTCTGAACAAATGAGGAATTACTTGAGAAAGACATTTCATCTGCAGCTTGTTCTAGAAACAAAAATTCATCTAATTctagattttctttttcttgttctttttcccAGTTTTCCAGCTTATTCTGAAAAGAAACTTCAAAAGAGAGTTCTGAATCTTTTACAGAGTGACCCACGAGACATTCTGGATTAGAAAAGGCACTGGGCAGCTCACAAGACAACTGAGACTTTTCTGTGCCACATAATTTGTTTCCAGTTTTGCCACTGTCAGACTTAGAAAATTCTGCTATGTTCTCTTTATTTTCTATCCTGCTGTTAATTTCTGTTGGGAAAGAGTCTCTCATCTGTCCATCATGATTTTTTCCTGGTTGCACTCTTTTTTCTAGCAGCATGTTATTTTTTCCATTGTGATTCCCAAGTATCAGGGTCTTCTGAGTAGGACGTTTTGCTTTAACAGGGTGCTTATGTTTCTTGGATGGTGCAAAACGCTTCTCAGAAACCTCTTTTATCCCAGGAGGCAAAATTTTCTTCAGTGTTTGTGATCTGTCCACTCTAATAACATTTCTGTCATCTGAAGCCCTTTGTTCAACTTTTGGGGTGTTTTCTCCAAGTTTTGTAATTTTAGATTTGGCATTAGTGAATCTTgctaagccttctcctcttttcAGGAAGGGTCGCCTGATCACTGGTTTCTGAATAACTGATCCATTTGTCTCCTGAAAAGGGGCAGAGTAAAACACAAAATGTCAAAAAACCCCTTGCAGTTTGAAGATTTCTTCAAATGAACCCCACAGGTAAGTAGGAAACCATATAGTATATTCCTAAGGGATTTCTAAGGACATCTTACAGAAGTAAAGCATTTGCTACATATTATTTTTTGAGGATGTGAATATTGCATTCAGTATTAGCTTTTACTGCCAGAATCTTCCTTGTACATCTAAGCACATCTTGACACAATGTATTACAGAATAACCAACCTCTaacttctggttttgctccagGCGCTGCTCTTCCAGTTGTATCTGTTCTTCCAAGAATTCCTCAAATGTCTGTTTCTTCTCCTGAATCGCAGCTTTAATAGGTCTAGTGTAATTTCAAACAAAATCCAGTCTCACATTTCTCCATAAAATAACTGTGTTTAACATCACTGCTATTCAAAGACCTCAGATGTAATTACATAAATTGTGACATACTTTGGCCGTTAAGCAGCAGAGTTAACCTGAGAAATGCATTATAACACTACCTATTTATCTTTTGAGAAAAGGTCTACCAAATTCCTGCTAAAAGGTACCCTGAAGGTACTGCAGCTACTactgtttcttcttttattgCTTATCTCCATGACACTTTcctctggcctgcagcaccaagCTTTCACTTGTATTTCAGTCATGCTGCTAACTGTGGTATCTGCATTATCACCTTCCCACTCAGTAATGCTACCGAGATTGTGtttctcatcttcctctttgATATTCCTGCACCTTCACAGAAGAGCTGGGTCtggctgagatgctgctgcattCTGGATTTATAACTACAACAGTGTTGATAACACACCAGTGTATTACTGAACACTGCTTGCAGAGCAACAAAGCTTTCTTCAGTTTTTCACGCTGCTGCCCACTCTCAGCAATTAAGCCGAGGGTGGGCATGACTCAGAAGGGACACAGCCCTAAATGCTGACTCAAATTGACCAAAGGACCATTCCTTGCCATATAAAAGCAGTAAAAAACAGAAACTTGATCTTCCAAAAGCAGCTGTTGCTCAGAGATCAAGTGGGCATCAGTCTGGTTGTGGGAAATGGAGGGTGACTAACTTTACATCACTTGCAgagtttttcctcctctttcattTAGTTTTTTTGGAGCATGTTTATCTTGACCCACAAGTTTTTTAAGAGTCTGCTCCTCGGATACCCTCTCTCATTCTGCTCTGCAGTACTGAGAACAAGCAATCAGGGGGGTGCTTAGTTGCTATCTGGGCTCAACCCACCACAACCTGGAATGAGTCTTTCTTGGATTTGTGATGACCAGGCAGACAAGACAGGGCTTTAAAACAATGCCAACACTGTTAATTCTATTAACTCCATAAAGTAAACATTTACTATAAAtcgggccatggtctagtcgattggatagggctgggtgctaggttggactagatgatcttggagctctcttccaaaatgtttgattctatgagaaggcTTCTGCCACAAGCACTATTATCACTTCTTAGCTATATACAGGTATCTAGTCAAACTCTTGGTAATAAACTAAAAAGTCACAGCCTTAAGCTCCTCCTTCACATTTCTGCTCTCAACACATAATAGTGGGTAGGAGGCTGTCATAAACCAAACAGAGATCAGATAATGACAACTGCTTATATACTATAAGCAGTATATAGCTATGCTAAAATATGCTTCTAAACTATCAttactccaggctgcacacagatCATCAGCCAACACACATCATCTCATCTTTCACAGCATAAGCAATTTCAGCCCAGAGCCTCTCTTACTACAGGTCTCCACAGTACACAGCAAAATGGAATCCTTGGTTGAGGAAGTTACACAAATCCAGAATATCAGCTTCTTTCAAGCAGGAGTGAGAAAACAGTGTTATTTGACAAAAGCTGCACAATAATGGTTTGAATTACCTTTCCTCTGTATTAGTCCAAAAATGTTTTCCTCCACCGGAATTTTCAGACAGATCTGTCCTTTCCACACATAATGGATCCCTGTATTGATCTTCACCCTCCATTAATATTTCCACCTTTTGTTCTGGACACCACACATTTTTTCCTATGAAATTAAttgaactttttttttactCCAAAAACTAATCAGTATTCATCTTATACTTTAAGCAGCATTCAAGCCACATTAAAAACATATGGGAGCTTCATGGTAATGTAGTCTGAATTCCTACACAAAATAGTTAAGATTTCTCCAAAGTAAGTCTTATTTGAATTTgagctttctttttaaaagaacaTCCAATTATGCATTTAAAAAATTCACAGGCCTTAAATAATCCATTCTGAATGTTAATCACTTATGCCATTGTTAATTTATGGCTTTAAAATAACAAATTTGGATGTCTGCTGTACTGAAAAAATCTCTTTATCAAGCTTCTCTTTCCCATGTATTAACTATGATCAATTTGCCCTTTCACATTCTCTTAAACCAAGCTCTCTGATTAAAGCTTTAAAGCTGATATGAAGTATGATGAAATGCAATCTCATACCTTTTCCCCAAAACCTCTACAGCTTAAGGTTTCACTTTATTAAATTGCTAGATCCAAACCAAAATCACTATTCCATCCATAGCAGCAAAGTAGTTATGCTGGTGCCAAGGGTAAAACCGAGtagatgaggaagaagaaagaatttcAGTGCATTGCTTCCGATGTGCAAATAATTTTTAGCCATATGGTGGGACCTTGTTGACCCATCTTGATTCACAATTCCAGTTGAGTTACTAATCCTAACAATAAGGCTGGTCTGAATACATTCTGTACCCCTGGATAGATTGTTATTCTCCATTTGGCATGTAAAAATGTGAGTAAAGCTCGACCCAAATAATTTAGCTGTCCAATATCTGTCATTGTTTGCTATTTTCTCAGTTTTTGTCATATATAAGCTTTAGTAGTTTTTTTCCCTAAACCAGACAAGAATTTCATACGGATAAAAGGACTTGTTTTTTGTCTCATGCTGCTTTTAACAACACTCACAGGAAAACTCCAAAGTTTACAAGCTGTCAGTAAACCAACCAACAACTCAAGTAAACCAACTTCGGTATAAAATCTTCACAGTAAGTAGGAAATTACGCTCAGAAACTACCAGGGAATAAAAAACAGACATACACCAAGTTATCTTTATATAAATGACTAACCAGTAACATACTGGTCTTCCTCTTTTTTCAGACAATTCTGCATTTTCAGAGACACACTCAGACCTTGTTTCTCACAGGCAGGCACTCCTGAAAGACTCTTCTTCAGAGATGAGGTGCATTCTTTGTTGCTTAACTTTTGTGAAAAATCACTGTCTTGTGTATGTGGAGAAACAGCTGGAGCACAAACTGTGTCTTCAAAGCCTGCTGAATGCCCAGGTCTTAGCTTTTGACTTTCAGTCATCAAAGTATAgccttaaaagagaaaaaaagaaaaaagcccacAACTGTGTCATTGTAATTGTATTATTACAACACCACTGTtccagaagagaaaagaaattgcACTGGATCAGTCAAGACTGATCACCCAGCTTTAAGTTAGTTCTTAATAATAATTGATGAGGCAATCAGGATTTTGTTCTCCTGAGGGTAAGCCCTAAATTCATTTTCTTAGGTGTTcagagtgaaagaaaaacaatcatTTAAGTTAGGTTGGCAAGATACTGGGACAAGAAatctctctgctcagctctagGTTtttccaacccagcactgcctacTCTATTTGCACACAGTAAATGTGACTGGAAATCTGATAGTGGTTACAAGTGTTTGGTTTTAATACATATCATCTTCCTAGTCTAGTTTAGTTCACCACCTGAACAAATCTGTGCTGTGTGAGCACAAAGGAGACCGCTTCATTTGAGTACACTGAGAGCTTAAAGCAAGCAAAAGCATTATgaagaacagccaatcagaaagaaaagcaactgTGTGTTTTACACTGTCTTTTATATTTAAATTATGTTTGAAGCAGGGGCTCCCATCATAACACATATTGATCAAGTTCCAATTACAGGTGGCGTTTTGTAAGAACCAGACAGTATTCCTTCCCCGGTAGCACTCAACTGTCAGGCACTGAAGCGATGCAGCATTTATCTTCAACTAATTAATTAGTTTTAAGGTGAATAACACTGAACACACTTTCAGATTTTAACTGGAAAATGAGATTAGCTTTTTTAGTTTCCTTGAAGCATGCCATGTGCTTTCTTTCTCAGCTTACCAAGAACTCCTGTCTGGCCAGAAACCATGCTAAGCAGCTTCTGCTGTTCTTCCATTAGCCTTTGAAGTTGCTCCATCTGCTGTTTCTTTAGCTGCTCCTGTTTCTGTTGTTGTAATTCCTTCAGCTTTTCAAACAAAAGAATAAGTGTATTATAGGCTACTTTAACTTAGAATGCACCACAGAGTCAGTGTCATCAAGACAACAGgtatttcttcttttaaagaTTAGGTAAGTGTAACATGAaggaaattattatttttttaaatctttgaATACAGATTATTcataatgaaaagaaaaagcacatgattaagggactggagcatctctcttatgaggaaagagtgagagacctggggctgtttagtcggGAGAAAAGAAGTCTGAAAAGGGACCTTACCAATGTctgcaaatatctgaagggtggctgtcaggaggatgaagccagtcTCTTTTAAGTGATACCCAGTGATAAGGCAAGGCAATGTAAACTgaatcacaggaaattccatctcaacattTGAAAGAAAATTTTCACTgtcagggtgatggagcaccagaacagggtgcccagagaggtcgtggagtctccttctctagagattttcaaaacccacctggacaggttcctctgtgacctgcactaagtggtcccttccaacctctagcattctaggattctatgaaatgcagtgGACAAGGAGGTGAGACTACTTTAACAGTAAGATCTATTAAAGTGCTGCTGAACACTTTCAGCTAACATAATTTACATGTGGTATGGAGAAGAACTTGAGCAAATGTATAGGTTACAATGGATTTAATTGTCATGTTTGCACTATTAAAAAACAGTAACACCAAAGCATTGCCATTCCAGGCCTTTTTGTCCCAAT carries:
- the CENPJ gene encoding centromere protein J isoform X1 gives rise to the protein MPTVEDPSSDQNFIAQWISNSSRAGVLLDPSFICLKTNKENLLPGPENLTAFPVEELGLSDSCSVSDDSLCEVSGSSPTFQHYATAGMEASKTNFVPDEAHGQNKSDHSDPLLQKLEQLKELQQQKQEQLKKQQMEQLQRLMEEQQKLLSMVSGQTGVLGYTLMTESQKLRPGHSAGFEDTVCAPAVSPHTQDSDFSQKLSNKECTSSLKKSLSGVPACEKQGLSVSLKMQNCLKKEEDQYVTGKNVWCPEQKVEILMEGEDQYRDPLCVERTDLSENSGGGKHFWTNTEERPIKAAIQEKKQTFEEFLEEQIQLEEQRLEQNQKLEETNGSVIQKPVIRRPFLKRGEGLARFTNAKSKITKLGENTPKVEQRASDDRNVIRVDRSQTLKKILPPGIKEVSEKRFAPSKKHKHPVKAKRPTQKTLILGNHNGKNNMLLEKRVQPGKNHDGQMRDSFPTEINSRIENKENIAEFSKSDSGKTGNKLCGTEKSQLSCELPSAFSNPECLVGHSVKDSELSFEVSFQNKLENWEKEQEKENLELDEFLFLEQAADEMSFSSNSSFVQRLLDQDQQILTGRRMSSTPIKAKQQQVKALAVELGNKSNKKADCVTQGNTKDRTVMHAVSNSGTAVRMKDPLNKMDSRILSAPCVTAAPALKSNQWTINEDKGEGNSDSTTDSESELDSTLKHENEDTKASFMSHRENDPESLDCEGPVTDISKESENGDADLGLPDKDHSALSKNTLRKSSDHQSSMPCMSRSKFEFDDERTWSDLDENYVNSDLPEKCNKMPLQMDFSTKNDTAVPDRAIKRKVASKRGDEASKDSAVDSDLNGPPVSNLMTKLFPSLKPKLKAGCHSEHEIKSNVDQEPGGEKTAIGNTVPSQILRERIIELETEIERFRAENATLARLREERERALANIRKEIADFQQQKAQELADIEEYKKKAMKKLQKERRVFEKYTTEARAIPDKKERDEIQALKQQIAELQDELKRKEAKWSTTHRRLKDQIEALVEENMELKEEVKIMERFRLESWKKAEAAGSKRKTENSGTTLKRAESCLPSTGPRSQTASPLPTVQKCSKLNGRSYSQAKGKLSKTPALGPVSNGNNSETMTALENSSRTFMGDGSTNEAHVSLLPGPAYTAGEEIERETTYPDGKVEKVLKNGCHLVFFPNGTWKKVGSDGKTITVTFFNGDVKQMMPDGTVIYYYADSKTTHTTYSDGLEVLQFSNGQIEKHYPDGKKEITFPDQTIKNLFADGQEESIFPDGTIVRIQRDGSKSIEFNNGQRELHTSQFKRREYPDGTVKTVYMNGQQETKYVSGRVRVKDKDGNVIMDTKV
- the CENPJ gene encoding centromere protein J isoform X2, which produces MPTVEDPSSDQNFIAQWISNSSRAGVLLDPSFICLKTNKENLLPGPENLTAFPVEELGLSDSCSLKELQQQKQEQLKKQQMEQLQRLMEEQQKLLSMVSGQTGVLGYTLMTESQKLRPGHSAGFEDTVCAPAVSPHTQDSDFSQKLSNKECTSSLKKSLSGVPACEKQGLSVSLKMQNCLKKEEDQYVTGKNVWCPEQKVEILMEGEDQYRDPLCVERTDLSENSGGGKHFWTNTEERPIKAAIQEKKQTFEEFLEEQIQLEEQRLEQNQKLEETNGSVIQKPVIRRPFLKRGEGLARFTNAKSKITKLGENTPKVEQRASDDRNVIRVDRSQTLKKILPPGIKEVSEKRFAPSKKHKHPVKAKRPTQKTLILGNHNGKNNMLLEKRVQPGKNHDGQMRDSFPTEINSRIENKENIAEFSKSDSGKTGNKLCGTEKSQLSCELPSAFSNPECLVGHSVKDSELSFEVSFQNKLENWEKEQEKENLELDEFLFLEQAADEMSFSSNSSFVQRLLDQDQQILTGRRMSSTPIKAKQQQVKALAVELGNKSNKKADCVTQGNTKDRTVMHAVSNSGTAVRMKDPLNKMDSRILSAPCVTAAPALKSNQWTINEDKGEGNSDSTTDSESELDSTLKHENEDTKASFMSHRENDPESLDCEGPVTDISKESENGDADLGLPDKDHSALSKNTLRKSSDHQSSMPCMSRSKFEFDDERTWSDLDENYVNSDLPEKCNKMPLQMDFSTKNDTAVPDRAIKRKVASKRGDEASKDSAVDSDLNGPPVSNLMTKLFPSLKPKLKAGCHSEHEIKSNVDQEPGGEKTAIGNTVPSQILRERIIELETEIERFRAENATLARLREERERALANIRKEIADFQQQKAQELADIEEYKKKAMKKLQKERRVFEKYTTEARAIPDKKERDEIQALKQQIAELQDELKRKEAKWSTTHRRLKDQIEALVEENMELKEEVKIMERFRLESWKKAEAAGSKRKTENSGTTLKRAESCLPSTGPRSQTASPLPTVQKCSKLNGRSYSQAKGKLSKTPALGPVSNGNNSETMTALENSSRTFMGDGSTNEAHVSLLPGPAYTAGEEIERETTYPDGKVEKVLKNGCHLVFFPNGTWKKVGSDGKTITVTFFNGDVKQMMPDGTVIYYYADSKTTHTTYSDGLEVLQFSNGQIEKHYPDGKKEITFPDQTIKNLFADGQEESIFPDGTIVRIQRDGSKSIEFNNGQRELHTSQFKRREYPDGTVKTVYMNGQQETKYVSGRVRVKDKDGNVIMDTKV